The Thermostichus vulcanus str. 'Rupite' genome includes the window TCGGCGGCCCGGTTCACCAGGGATTCCGCTTCGCTGATGTTGGCGGCAATCGGCTTCTCGATCAAGACATGCACCCCCGCCTCCAGGCAGGCTAAGCCCACCTCGTGGTGCAACACCGTCGGTACGGCAATGGCGACAGCGGCCACATGGGGGAGCAGTTCTCGGTAATCTTCGTAGAAATGAACGCGGTGGCGGCTGGCCACATCCA containing:
- a CDS encoding Gfo/Idh/MocA family protein — encoded protein: MARSCPSPANSPQSPLAYTGQAVPVGVIGVGNMGQHHTRVFSRMKDVQVVGVADVNVERGLDVASRHRVHFYEDYRELLPHVAAVAIAVPTVLHHEVGLACLEAGVHVLIEKPIAANISEAESLVNRAA